The DNA sequence CGGACGAGGAGGCGATCCGGAAGGCCGCGCGGGAGGGCGCCGGAGCGGAGGGGGATCAGCCCAGCGGCGGCTCCAGCGGCTCCGCCACGCCGTAGTCCGGGTGGGCCCGCGGGCGCAGGGCGCGCGCGACGAGGAGCAGCCCCGCCACGACCATCACCGCGCTGAGCGCCTGCCCCATGGTGAGCGGGCCGAGCACCGTCCCCACCGGGTCGTCGGCGGAGCGGAACTGGGCGTCCGGCTGCCGGAACAGCTCCACGAAGGAGCGGGCGAGCCCGTATCCCAGCAGGAAGATCCCCCCGTACGTGCCCGGAGGGAGGGTCCGCCCCCGGCGCCGCATCCAAGCGTAGACGCCCCACAGGACCGCGGCCAGCACCACCCCCTCCAGCACGGCCTCGTAGAGCTGCGAGGGGTGGCGGAGCGGCACCTCCTCGCGGACCCGCTCCCACGCCCCGGACCGGTACGCGGCGCCGATCGCCTCCTCCCGGCTCCGCATCCCGCCTCCCTCCGCTCCCAGCCGCCGCAGCGCGGCCGGATCGGTGGGGAAGCGCATGGCCCAGGGGACGTCGGGCGATGCGACGCGGCCGTACAGCTCTCCGTTGACGAAG is a window from the Longimicrobiaceae bacterium genome containing:
- the lgt gene encoding prolipoprotein diacylglyceryl transferase codes for the protein MHLLPALLEIRFPWIDPVALDLPGPVDVRWYGLAYLLGFAAAYALLLRMSRDGFIPLDREGVGGLVTAGVLGVVLGGRLGYVLFYDFADFASSPLRILRVWEGGLSFHGGAAGVIVAAWWYARRERLGFLRLGDAAALVAPFGLFAGRVANFVNGELYGRVASPDVPWAMRFPTDPAALRRLGAEGGGMRSREEAIGAAYRSGAWERVREEVPLRHPSQLYEAVLEGVVLAAVLWGVYAWMRRRGRTLPPGTYGGIFLLGYGLARSFVELFRQPDAQFRSADDPVGTVLGPLTMGQALSAVMVVAGLLLVARALRPRAHPDYGVAEPLEPPLG